In Geminocystis sp. NIES-3708, a single window of DNA contains:
- the ftsZ gene encoding cell division protein FtsZ → MNESDLNLAEYLESSAQKPVNRTNPAIRQGKKVRQGNESQEQNMNSNIIVPSNVAQIKVIGVGGGGCNAVNRMIQGNVVGVEFWQINTDAQALAQSMATYCLQIGQKLTRGLGAGGNPAIGQKAAEESRDEIAKALENTDLVFITAGMGGGTGTGAAPIVAEIAKEMGCLTVGVVTRPFTFEGRRRTTQADDGILALESKVDTLIVIPNNKLLSVIPAETPLQESFRMADDTLRQGVQGISDIITIPGLVNVDFADVRAVMADAGSALMGIGIGSGKSRAKEGAVAAISSPLLESSIQGATGVVLNITGGHDLTLHEVNTAAETIYEIVDPNANIIFGAVIDEKMQGEVRITVIATGFSGETRINPTVKTVIIPKQDTLVNPSNTEGVNNPNSDSSNVAQGLDIPEFLQRRRFPRR, encoded by the coding sequence ATGAATGAATCCGATTTAAACTTAGCTGAATATCTCGAATCATCGGCACAAAAACCCGTTAATCGAACTAATCCTGCTATTCGTCAAGGGAAAAAAGTGAGACAAGGAAACGAGTCACAAGAACAAAACATGAATTCTAATATAATTGTACCTAGTAATGTCGCTCAAATAAAAGTTATCGGAGTTGGCGGTGGTGGTTGTAATGCCGTTAATCGCATGATACAAGGTAATGTAGTCGGAGTTGAATTTTGGCAAATAAATACTGATGCCCAAGCCTTAGCCCAATCCATGGCTACCTATTGTTTACAAATTGGACAAAAACTTACCAGAGGATTAGGTGCTGGAGGAAATCCAGCTATTGGGCAAAAAGCCGCCGAGGAATCCAGAGACGAAATTGCCAAAGCCTTAGAAAATACAGATTTAGTTTTTATTACGGCTGGAATGGGAGGTGGTACAGGTACAGGTGCAGCACCAATTGTGGCAGAAATAGCCAAAGAAATGGGTTGTTTAACAGTAGGAGTTGTCACTCGTCCTTTTACATTCGAAGGTCGTCGTCGTACTACTCAAGCTGATGATGGAATTTTAGCGTTAGAAAGTAAGGTTGATACTTTAATTGTGATTCCCAATAATAAGTTATTATCTGTAATTCCCGCAGAAACTCCCTTACAAGAATCTTTTCGAATGGCTGATGATACCCTTAGACAAGGGGTGCAAGGAATATCTGATATTATCACAATTCCGGGGCTGGTAAACGTCGATTTTGCGGACGTTAGAGCCGTCATGGCTGATGCTGGTTCGGCTTTAATGGGTATTGGTATTGGCTCTGGAAAATCCCGTGCGAAAGAAGGAGCAGTGGCGGCAATTTCTTCTCCGTTACTAGAGTCTTCCATTCAAGGAGCTACTGGAGTAGTTTTAAATATTACAGGAGGACATGATTTAACTTTACACGAAGTTAACACGGCGGCTGAAACCATCTATGAAATTGTTGATCCCAATGCTAATATTATTTTTGGGGCTGTCATTGATGAGAAAATGCAAGGAGAAGTAAGAATAACTGTCATTGCCACGGGCTTTTCAGGAGAAACAAGAATTAATCCCACGGTGAAAACTGTCATTATACCCAAGCAAGATACTTTAGTAAATCCTAGTAATACCGAAGGGGTAAATAATCCTAACTCAGATTCTAGCAATGTTGCACAGGGTTTAGATATTCCTGAATTTTTACAACGTCGTCGTTTTCCTCGTCGATAA
- a CDS encoding nucleoside triphosphate pyrophosphohydrolase family protein — MDVQEYQLLTRKTAIYSQNTFLEYLTLGLASEAGEVSGVVKKYIRKDYDLEVAKDKLIKELGDVIWYWARLCDELGLNPEEVMEKNINKLLNRQVNNTLKGDGDDR, encoded by the coding sequence ATGGACGTTCAAGAATATCAATTATTAACTAGAAAAACGGCTATTTATTCTCAAAATACTTTCTTGGAATACCTTACTTTAGGTTTAGCATCTGAAGCTGGAGAAGTCAGTGGTGTTGTCAAAAAGTACATCAGAAAAGACTATGATTTAGAAGTAGCTAAAGATAAACTCATTAAAGAATTAGGTGATGTAATCTGGTATTGGGCAAGATTATGTGATGAGTTAGGTTTAAATCCTGAAGAAGTCATGGAAAAAAATATCAATAAATTGCTTAATAGACAAGTTAATAATACGTTAAAAGGAGATGGAGATGACCGATAA
- a CDS encoding heme A synthase, translating into MTESIFYSSYAQDNITSSQPLKWIRWLVWKIAFATLALMAIGAATRVMNAGLACPDWPLCYGQVIPTQQMNLQVFLEWFHRLDAALIGLSTIVLVILSWWYKAKLPQWLPLSSTFALSLIIFQGVLGGLTVTQLLRFDIVTAHLGTALLFFGTLVAIASNLKPYQGNATVGKLKVVSIIATVLVYLQCLLGGLVASQWALHQCFGENQLCIVMNSHIIGIFPATIATMALIILAWRTPALSLELRKLTKYIALILVSQILLGIATFYLHLQVEPLTIAHHTMGAGLFGILIAFSVFAKKDDQRSSVPEL; encoded by the coding sequence ATGACAGAATCAATTTTTTATTCTTCTTATGCTCAGGATAATATTACTTCTTCTCAACCGCTAAAATGGATTCGTTGGCTAGTGTGGAAAATTGCTTTTGCTACTTTAGCCCTAATGGCAATTGGTGCGGCGACAAGGGTTATGAATGCTGGATTAGCTTGTCCTGATTGGCCTTTGTGTTACGGTCAGGTTATACCCACTCAGCAAATGAATTTACAAGTATTTTTAGAGTGGTTTCATCGTCTCGATGCGGCATTAATCGGTTTAAGCACCATTGTTTTAGTGATTTTATCTTGGTGGTATAAAGCAAAATTACCTCAATGGTTGCCCTTAAGTTCAACTTTTGCCCTTAGTTTAATCATTTTTCAAGGAGTTTTAGGAGGTTTAACCGTTACTCAATTACTCCGTTTTGATATTGTTACCGCTCATTTAGGTACAGCTTTACTATTTTTCGGGACTCTTGTTGCGATCGCCAGTAACTTAAAACCCTATCAGGGCAATGCTACAGTAGGTAAATTAAAAGTAGTGAGTATCATAGCCACAGTATTAGTTTATCTTCAATGTTTATTAGGAGGTTTAGTCGCCTCTCAATGGGCATTACATCAGTGTTTTGGGGAGAATCAGTTATGTATCGTCATGAATAGCCATATTATCGGAATCTTTCCTGCCACTATAGCCACTATGGCCCTAATAATTCTAGCATGGCGAACTCCTGCTTTAAGCCTAGAACTAAGAAAATTAACTAAATATATCGCTTTAATTTTAGTTAGTCAAATATTACTGGGTATAGCTACTTTTTACCTTCATTTACAAGTCGAACCTCTTACCATTGCTCATCATACGATGGGAGCGGGATTATTTGGTATCTTAATTGCTTTCAGTGTTTTTGCGAAAAAAGATGATCAAAGAAGTTCCGTTCCAGAATTGTGA
- the trpD gene encoding anthranilate phosphoribosyltransferase gives MSTDWSNLLTQLLDKQSLTQAQAAELMQGWLKEEISPVLSGAILTAIQSKGVSATELAGMAQVLQSQSLNSENINHSYPIIDTCGTGGDGSSTFNISTAVAFVAAAAGVKVAKHGNRSASSKVGSADVLEYLGVKLNAEESLYKQALNKVGITFLFAPGWHPAMKAVAPLRKELKIRTIFNLLGPLVNPLRPNGQVIGVYDSQFIKPVAQALQYLSLRKAIVLHGREKLDEAGLGDITDLALLSDGNISITTINPQELNFSPTPLSALKGGNVEENAQILTNVLQGKGTKAQSEVVILNASLALQVSGLIPMGKHTEGIEKCSHIISSGVAWDKLTELVNFFAL, from the coding sequence ATGAGTACAGATTGGTCAAATTTACTCACACAACTTTTAGATAAACAATCCTTAACTCAAGCACAAGCGGCGGAATTAATGCAAGGATGGTTAAAAGAAGAAATTTCTCCTGTGTTATCAGGAGCAATTCTGACGGCTATTCAAAGTAAAGGTGTTAGTGCTACAGAATTAGCAGGAATGGCTCAAGTATTGCAATCTCAATCTCTCAATTCCGAAAATATCAATCATTCTTATCCTATCATAGATACTTGTGGCACGGGAGGAGATGGCTCATCAACCTTTAATATCTCTACTGCAGTGGCATTTGTGGCGGCCGCTGCAGGAGTAAAAGTAGCGAAACATGGTAATCGTTCAGCTTCTAGTAAAGTTGGTTCTGCTGATGTGTTAGAATATTTAGGGGTCAAGCTAAATGCAGAAGAAAGTCTATATAAACAAGCATTGAATAAAGTTGGAATCACTTTTTTATTCGCTCCTGGATGGCATCCTGCCATGAAAGCCGTCGCACCTTTACGCAAAGAGTTGAAGATTAGGACTATTTTTAATTTATTAGGTCCTTTAGTCAACCCCTTACGCCCTAATGGGCAAGTAATCGGTGTATATGATTCACAGTTTATTAAGCCTGTAGCTCAAGCCTTACAATATCTCTCCCTTCGAAAAGCGATTGTTTTGCATGGTAGAGAAAAACTTGATGAAGCGGGATTAGGAGATATAACAGATTTGGCTTTATTAAGTGATGGAAATATCAGCATTACTACTATTAACCCTCAAGAATTGAATTTTTCTCCTACACCTCTTTCAGCTTTAAAAGGTGGTAATGTCGAAGAAAATGCACAAATTCTCACTAATGTACTTCAAGGGAAAGGAACTAAAGCACAGTCTGAAGTCGTTATATTAAATGCTTCTTTGGCGTTGCAAGTATCGGGTTTAATTCCCATGGGCAAACATACTGAGGGGATTGAAAAATGTAGTCATATTATTTCCAGTGGTGTTGCTTGGGATAAATTGACAGAATTAGTTAATTTTTTTGCTTTATAG
- the thyX gene encoding FAD-dependent thymidylate synthase codes for MTDNVSLLDPKFAVQVLSKTERPNLLCYLAMHQDYSEDFVGNEFEKLSAYSEQELGERIVRNCVNKNHWGILEHPSISFNVINFPHSVMVQARTHRVGITFDCQSQRYTSQRILRLANQLNESSENHNQLIEEVFYFRGVGNYFDREGNKYFYSDSARNNDILFTKKAIEHYADKVNCKGYSPEHARDILTQNIRQHFVVSFNARSLLHFCDLRLPKDAQPEIRNLGVLLLNHFEEWMPEVAAFYVKKRLGKNLLAP; via the coding sequence ATGACCGATAATGTATCTCTTTTAGATCCTAAATTTGCGGTACAAGTTTTAAGTAAAACAGAAAGACCTAATTTGCTTTGTTATTTGGCAATGCATCAAGACTACAGTGAAGATTTTGTAGGTAATGAATTTGAAAAATTATCCGCTTATTCAGAACAAGAATTAGGAGAAAGAATTGTTCGTAATTGTGTTAATAAGAATCATTGGGGAATCTTGGAACATCCTTCTATTTCCTTTAATGTTATCAATTTTCCTCATTCTGTAATGGTTCAAGCTAGAACTCATCGAGTAGGAATAACTTTTGATTGTCAGTCTCAAAGATATACAAGTCAAAGAATTTTGAGGTTAGCAAATCAGTTAAATGAATCCTCGGAAAATCATAATCAATTAATTGAAGAAGTGTTTTATTTTCGGGGAGTAGGTAACTATTTTGATCGTGAAGGAAATAAATATTTTTATTCAGATTCTGCGAGGAATAATGACATTTTATTTACTAAAAAAGCCATTGAACATTATGCTGATAAAGTAAATTGTAAAGGCTACTCACCTGAACACGCTAGAGATATTTTAACTCAAAATATTCGACAACATTTTGTCGTTAGTTTTAACGCTCGAAGTTTATTGCATTTTTGCGATTTACGTTTACCAAAAGACGCTCAACCTGAGATTAGAAATTTAGGTGTTTTATTGTTAAATCATTTTGAAGAATGGATGCCTGAAGTTGCTGCTTTTTATGTAAAGAAAAGATTAGGTAAAAATTTATTAGCACCCTAG
- a CDS encoding heme o synthase has translation MIGSSISPRNENFGQVVQSYYQLTKPRIIPLLLITTAASMFIASEGNIDPFLLIITLLGGTLAAASAQTFNCVYDQDIDYDMKRTRKRPIPSGKVQSNHAIIFGAILGILSFSLLAIWVNMLSALLAISGIIFYMLIYTHWLKRHTTQNIVIGGAAGAIPPLVGWAAVTGDLSWSAWAIFMLIFLWTPPHFWALALMISDDYAEVGVPMLPVIEGASHTVKQIWVYTLITVAFSFILIYPLHSLGLVYLGFATMLGISFIVKAWQLLQQPEDKDTAKSMFKYSILYMMLLCTGIVIDTLPNFHQLIPN, from the coding sequence ATGATTGGATCTAGTATTTCACCTCGCAACGAAAATTTTGGGCAAGTAGTCCAAAGTTACTATCAACTAACAAAACCCCGCATTATTCCCTTACTATTAATTACCACCGCCGCCTCTATGTTTATAGCTTCTGAAGGTAATATTGATCCATTTTTACTCATTATCACCCTTTTAGGAGGTACATTAGCCGCCGCTTCAGCTCAAACCTTTAACTGCGTTTATGATCAAGATATTGATTATGACATGAAAAGAACCAGAAAACGTCCGATTCCTTCTGGTAAAGTGCAATCTAACCATGCTATTATTTTTGGTGCTATTTTAGGTATTTTATCTTTTTCCTTACTTGCCATTTGGGTAAATATGCTTTCTGCTTTACTTGCAATCTCAGGTATCATTTTCTATATGCTCATTTATACCCACTGGTTGAAACGTCATACAACACAAAATATCGTTATTGGCGGTGCCGCAGGTGCAATTCCTCCTCTAGTAGGTTGGGCAGCCGTTACAGGAGACTTAAGTTGGAGTGCGTGGGCAATTTTTATGCTAATATTTTTATGGACTCCTCCTCATTTTTGGGCATTAGCCCTGATGATTTCTGATGATTATGCTGAAGTAGGTGTGCCTATGTTACCCGTTATTGAAGGTGCATCCCATACCGTCAAACAAATTTGGGTTTATACTCTCATCACCGTTGCTTTTAGTTTTATTTTAATTTATCCATTACACAGTTTAGGCTTAGTGTATCTCGGTTTTGCCACGATGTTGGGTATCAGTTTTATCGTCAAAGCATGGCAATTATTACAACAACCTGAAGATAAAGATACGGCAAAATCCATGTTTAAATATTCTATTCTTTATATGATGCTTTTATGCACAGGAATAGTCATTGATACATTACCAAATTTTCATCAATTAATTCCGAATTAA